A single window of Mastacembelus armatus unplaced genomic scaffold, fMasArm1.2, whole genome shotgun sequence DNA harbors:
- the zbtb1 gene encoding zinc finger and BTB domain-containing protein 1 yields MARPSHSDHVLQQLNNQREWGFLCDCLIAIGDIYFRAHKAVLAACSSYFRMMFIRDQQGAGRLDLSNMQISAECFDLILQLMYLGRIVVGSYEFEELKASMAYLQMYYIPDSLEDLRDIRNSNLTPSSSASSSSSSSSTSSAGGKMMFGVRMYEQQKPAAPEVERLAKAVNSSTGRPAVPATVTRPVVAEEVVNTPLIVAPPVVDGAVEQPCDLRKRSSGRSSTLKDRPRFGRTYTCDDCGFVFSCEKLLIEHILTCTNRKAFHPPRGTIDGDNDSSKAESSASESVEEHRILCKGEDDWPDPKGDSDLTIRSVAAGTDSEPGSTRSLSIKTEPEESVFPEIEMVRIGDHPTRDCGTRFSDTKHKDLLREKTGSDREPEPSGSGVENSSEPFEVDDSGIPAKLPKVKDEKPDPDCVPCELCGAMLTEEDKSAHYLSNHMGHICACGRCGQVLIKGRQLQEHAERCGESHGGESDSHGEDEASLLEDPQGMDEGLLEAADLACPHCGLLLQNESLALEHALSCHEQELFRPVLLEEGGEPDHRRKHFCSICGKGFYQRCHLREHYTVHTKEKQFTCQTCGKQFLRERQLRLHTDMHKGMARYVCPVCDQGTFLKHDHVRHMISHLSAGETICQVCFQIFPGGEQLEKHMDVHLYICGVCGEKFRLRKDMRSHYNSKHTKRL; encoded by the coding sequence ATGGCGAGGCCGAGCCACAGCGATCACGTCCTCCAGCAGCTCAACAACCAGCGGGAGTGGGGCTTCCTGTGCGACTGCCTGATCGCCATCGGTGACATCTACTTCAGGGCGCACAAGGCCGTCCTGGCAGCCTGTAGCTCCTACTTCAGGATGATGTTCATCCGGGACCAGCAGGGGGCAGGCCGTCTGGACCTCAGCAACATGCAGATCAGCGCCGAGTGTTTCGACCTCATCCTGCAACTCATGTATCTTGGACGCATCGTCGTGGGGAGCTATGAGTTCGAGGAGCTCAAGGCCTCCATGGCATACCTGCAGATGTACTATATCCCCGACTCACTGGAGGATCTCAGGGACATCAGAAACTCCAACCTCACCCCGTCCTCTTCAGCCTCTTCCTCCTCGTCCAGCTCCTCCACCAGCTCCGCCGGGGGAAAGATGATGTTTGGAGTCCGCATGTATGAGCAGCAGAAGCCTGCTGCACCGGAAGTGGAGCGCCTGGCAAAAGCTGTCAACAGCAGCACCGGACGTCCAGCAGTTCCGGCAACAGTCACCAGGCCGGTGGTGGCAGAGGAGGTGGTGAACACACCTCTGATCGTGGCACCGCCAGTTGTGGATGGAGCTGTCGAGCAGCCATGTGACTTGAGAAAGAGGTCCAGTGGCAGGAGTTCCACTCTTAAAGACCGCCCCCGGTTCGGCCGCACCTACACGTGTGACGACTGCGGCTTTGTCTTCAGCTGTGAGAAGCTTTTAATTGAACACATCTTGACCTGCACCAACCGGAAGGCCTTCCACCCGCCTAGAGGGACTATTGATGGGGACAATGATTCCAGCAAAGCCGAAAGCTCCGCCTCTGAGAGCGTAGAGGAACACAGGATCCTCTGTAAAGGTGAGGACGACTGGCCCGATCCCAAGGGTGACTCTGACCTCACCATCAGGTCTGTTGCAGCCGGGACAGACAGCGAACCCGGGTCGACCAGAAGCCTCTCAATCAAGACAGAACCAGAAGAAAGTGTGTTTCCTGAGATCGAGATGGTCCGGATCGGTGATCACCCCACCAGAGACTGTGGCACACGGTTCAGTGACACCAAACATAAGGACTTGCTGAGAGAGAAAACCGGATCGGATCGCGAACCAGAGCCCAGTGGGTCAGGTGTGGAGAACAGCAGCGAGCCTTTTGAAGTGGATGATTCAGGGATTCCAGCCAAGCTCCCTAAGGTCAAAGATGAGAAACCGGACCCCGACTGTGTCCCCTGTGAACTGTGTGGTGCTATGTTAACTGAGGAGGACAAGTCGGCCCACTACCTGTCCAACCACATGGGCCATATATGTGCTTGTGGGCGCTGTGGCCAGGTGCTGATCAAGGGTCGGCAGCTCCAGGAGCATGCAGAGCGCTGCGGAGAATCCCACGGTGGTGAGTCAGACTCCCACGGGGAGGATGAGGCTTCTCTGCTGGAGGATCCACAAGGGATGGATGAGGGCTTGCTGGAGGCGGCCGACCTGGCCTGCCCTCACTGCGGTCTGCTGCTCCAGAATGAAAGCCTGGCTCTAGAGCATGCCCTGTCCTGCCATGAACAGGAGCTGTTCCGCCCGGTGCTGCTAGAGGAGGGGGGCGAACCAGATCACCGCCGCAAACACTTCTGCAGCATCTGCGGAAAAGGCTTCTACCAGCGCTGCCACCTGCGGGAGCACTACACCGTCCACACCAAGGAAAAGCAGTTCACGTGCCAGACCTGCGGGAAGCAGTTCCTGCGGGAGCGCCAGCTCAGGCTGCACACCGACATGCACAAAGGCATGGCCCGCTACGTGTGCCCAGTCTGCGACCAGGGAACCTTCCTCAAACACGACCATGTCCGACACATGATCTCGCACCTCTCGGCCGGAGAAACCATCTGCCAGGTGTGTTTCCAGATCTTCCCCGGCGGtgagcagctggagaaacacATGGACGTCCACCTGTACATCTGCGGCGTCTGTGGAGAGAAGTTCCGCCTCCGAAAAGACATGAGGAGCCACTATAACTCCAAGCACACCAAGAGACTGTAG
- the zbtb25 gene encoding zinc finger and BTB domain-containing protein 25 produces the protein MDVSSHSLFLLQQLNVQREFGFLCDCTVAIGNVYFKAHRAVLAAFSNYFKMIFIHQSSECIKIQPTDIQPDVFSYLLHIMYTGMCPKQPVDQSRLQDGIKFLHAYQLCRKPGEAAVDTATDVVRMSNLYGIQISSQLANKEVPGVPKTTAVSRGAPEDGRSSFRGVRSHTQLSLAVGLEGVPSDRQASALRNVCSVASGDDSDISTRIKQERVEEEEGEDGEGDEGVGPGSPSPAQGSSPSQSLLFKDRPLVLLCPRCGERCSSPEGLREHLFSHALDPTRLMEGLSQGGELDAGVEEGPPGAQEQLDAGCLEEALRQSQALANQLAAELRRSRGGGGGGASPTPAVLQSRKRKIACAVCSLRFAHKSQLQEHMYTHTGKPSRYHRYNRLCSQLFQASAHFCEGAAESGGGGGASAGTAAVSEEANRDTQDNGSSCYSLDSEISQESVDGVPVE, from the exons ATGGACGTGTCGTCCCACAGCctcttcctgctgcagcagctcaacGTTCAGAGAGAGTTCGGCTTCCTGTGTGACTGCACCGTCGCCATCGGAAACGTCTACTTCAAAGCTCACCGCGCCGTGCTGGCCGCCTTCTCCAACTACTTCAAGATGATCTTCATCCACCAGTCCAG CGAGTGTATAAAGATCCAGCCGACCGACATCCAGCCGGACGTCTTCAGCTACCTGCTGCACATCATGTACACCGGCATGTGCCCTAAACAGCCGGTGGACCAGAGTCGGCTACAGGACGGCATCAAGTTCCTCCACGCCTACCAGCTGTGTCGGAAACCGGGGGAAGCTGCTGTGGACACCGCCACTGACGTGGTCCGCATGTCCAACCTGTACGGCATCCAGATATCTTCCCAGCTGGCCAACAAGGAGGTGCCTGGAGTTCCCAAGACCACCGCGGTGTCCCGTGGGGCTCCTGAGGATGGACGCTCTTCCTTCCGTGGGGTGCGGTCCCACACCCAGCTGTCTCTCGCAGTTGGACTAGAGGGCGTCCCGTCAGACCGCCAGGCCTCGGCACTGCGCAATGTCTGCTCCGTGGCGTCCGGCGATGACTCGGACATCTCGACTCGCATCAAACAGGAGcgggtggaggaggaggagggggaggatggCGAGGGGGACGAAGGTGTGGGGCCAGGGTCTCCGTCCCCAGCTCAGGGCAGCAGCCCCAGTCAGAGTCTCCTGTTTAAAGATCGGCCCCTGGTTCTGCTGTGCCCCCGTTGTGGAGAGCGCTGCTCCTCCCCTGAGGGCCTCCGGGAGCACCTATTCAGCCACGCCCTGGACCCCACTCGCCTGATGGAGGGGCTGTCGCAGGGTGGTGAGCTGGATGCTGGTGTAGAGGAGGGACCGCCAGGGGCCCAGGAGCAGCTGGACGCAGGATGTCTGGAGGAGGCGCTGAGGCAGAGCCAGGCGCTCGCCAACCAGCTGGCCGCCGAGCTGAGGAGGAGCCGgggtggtggagggggaggagcCAGCCCCACCCCCGCTGTCCTGCAGTCACGCAAACGTAAGATCGCCTGCGCCGTCTGCAGCCTGCGCTTCGCCCACAAGAGCCAGCTGCAGGAGCACATGTACACCCACACTGGCAAACCGTCCCGCTATCACCGCTACAACCGCCTCTGCAGCCAGCTCTTCCAGGCCTCCGCCCACTTTTGCGAGGGCGCCGCAGAGTCTGGCGGAGGGGGAGGGGCCTCAGCCGGCACCGCTGCGGTCTCTGAGGAGGCCAACAGGGACACTCAGGACAACGGCAGCTCCTGCTACTCCCTGGACTCTGAGATCTCCCAGGAGAGCGTGGACGGCGTACCTGTGGAGTGA